The window atttagaaaaagaaagttcgtacctctgatactttcaaagtatttgctcgagatgacagagtctcgtgctggtaacgtattataaaataaagattgtaaagtaaagacaagtatagagagaaactgatatattattcaaacttcaaacttatgtacataatgaactgaaatcttctctatttatagaagaaagcaagTTGCTTGTGCAAGCTGTTGTGTAAactgctactgtaccagatatagataatcttttaccagggtaatgtttatccataacagaGTATCAAAAGAATaaactcattgtaccagatattagataatcttctatcgggaGTAATGTTATCCATAatggggtaccgaaaggataaactcATTGTACCAtgtatagataatcttctaccggatgtgatgtttatccataatgggGTACTGTAAGGATaaactcattgtaccagatatagataatcttctaccggaggtgatgtttatccataacggggtactgaaaggataagctcattataccagatataaaTAATCTTCTATCAGGGGTGATATTTATCAATAATGAGGTATCGAAGGGATAAGAGGAGTTATTtctaatagagtactaaatagataaatatatttacagCGGAGTCTCATATAGATTAGCTTTTTCAAGAAACTTATttacaacagagtactaaataaatttccataatataatatatttataacaatatgATTTTATATCCTCGTATTATAGTTTAATTAGAGATCATATAAAGGCACCGTATAAAGTGTTCTCGTCTTGATTTTACAAGTATTTATAAACCCATGTAACTCAAATCTACCGCTTAAAGTAAAAATAGCGGTGAATATATAATTCATATATTAGGCATGTATAATTGTATATAATcagtgtataatctatgtatataactaaaaaaaaaagtaaataattaatgtGACCGTGTAAAAATCCCTAAAAAATAATCAATACAGCACCGGCTgagaaataaaaaacaaaatcTCCCCGCCGATTTCGGTTGCCCGCTTTCTGGTGTAGGTTGCTAGGGCCTAGGAGCTTTGGTCCCTAAATAGGGAGAGAAAAGAATTCTCCCTAGTCTTTCCATTTTTAGTAATCAACTCATTGATTTCTAAAATTGGGTCACTGAATCATATAATTAGACACCAAAAACTGTACAAAAATTCGCTTTACTTTGTCTGAAAATTaagattaaaaagaaaaatgagtCTCAATAGTAAATTTCTTCTTCAGCAGCAGCAGCAGTATCATCAAGGCTTCAAGATTCTGCATCAGAAATCTCTGCCTTGCTTTGACCAACACCCTTTTGTTTCTTTTCCCAAGAAATGGAAATGCTTCCACTCAGGTTTGTTAATTCAAGTACAAAATAAGAGATTTTATGATTATTTTTTTAGTCTCAAGTATAATTCTACTGGCCCTTTTTATGAATTAGTCCAATTATACTTGTAACTTGTAAGTAGAAAAAAGAACAAACTTTTATGATCTTTTATCAGTATCTAGTTTATTTCTACCGTCCCTTTTGAAGAATTTAATCCAATTATACTGTAAGTAGAAATTATTGCTTCCTTTTCCCCCACTTTTGGGActtcactgggtttgttgttgttgttgttgtttgacttGTAAGTAGAAAAAAAGAAGACATTTTTATGATCTTTTTTTCAGTATCAAGTGTATTTCTACTGTCCTTTTTGATGAATTAGTTCAATTTGTACTTGGATTCTTGAAGGATACGATTGATTTAAAAACAAAGAAACAGATTTTTATGATCTTTTTTCAGTATCAAGTGTATTTCTACAGTCCCTTTTGATGAATTGGTGTAACTTATACCGGTGTTCTTGAAGGGGTACGTTTAAAGGGGTTTTGATCAACTACGCAATCCACATTGGCAAGTGTTTTTGTATCCAATTGTAGTGTACTTTGcttaaagtttgaatcttttttGCTTCTCAAGTTTAGTTAATAATGAGGTTAATTTCATGTATGGTCACTAAACTACGGTAaaagggtccggggaagggccgcaccccaaggggtAATGATGTAGGCAGCCTAGGCTGTTGCAAGTATCAGTAGTTGATTCCACGGTTCGAACCcgtaacctataggtcacacggaggtAACTTTACCGTTATAAAGCTATAGTAAAGTCATAAAATTGTATTGGGTAAAATTTAGTTACTTTACTGATACATTGCTACAAAAAAATAGTTTTCTGACTTTACTATTATAGTGATCTTGGAATTAGCTCTTTTTGATGTACTCCTTACTTATAAATGTGATCTTTTTGTATAGGTGGTAATTCAAGACTGTTAATTAGTAGATGTATCTCAGAAAAGTTCTCTGATTCGCTTGGGCCTAGTGACTCTGAATCACTTGAGGTTTTCCTTTTGAACTTTTCAATCTTTCTACTCAAAGTTCAATTGTATGTTTCTGGCTTTGACTTGTATTTGTATGTGGAATAGAGCAATTAGAGACTTGTAATTTATTGGCAAAAACCTTTTTTGGGTACGGGTGTGAATAACATTGTTTCTTTGAAATCTGAGCTTGATCGGTAATATTCTCTATTTATGTGTATAAAGTCCCAAATATGAGAAGCATTTGATTTAGAAAGCAAAATTTCTTGCTCCTTTAGCCACTTCATTTTCCATTAAGCTGATGTACTATCTCTTATTACTATAGAAAGTGAAGGTTTGGATTGTTTCAGTACTTCTCTTCTCTAACGCTTCTTTCTCTTGAACCTGTGAAGCTAAAAGGTCTGAATACCTCACATCTTTGTTCTTAAACCTAATTTGCGTGTCCCCATATtttagaaaaggaaaagaaaaacataaTAGGGTAAAGAAGGGTTTAAGTTGTTTTCTTGGATGTTTCGAAGCCCACCTCTGAATTGTGGGATTTGACTATCTTTAACAATAGAATTTGTGCTATTTCAGAATCTGAAACAAAAAGAGAACACTCTTTTGACAATTTTGAAGGGAGCAAACTCTTTTCTGCCCCACGTGGTTCTTGGTAGCACAATTTTGGCTCTTATATATCCACCTTCTTTTACGTGGTTTACCAACAGGTTTGTATATCATTCGATCGATGCCAATTTTCTAAATGATTTTGTTCTATCCACAAGTCTCTCATGTTATCTACTTTAAGCCTCGCTGAAAACAAGTGCCTTCCATGTATTAAAGACAAGGTTGCAGGAAGAAACTTATATAAATTTTGCCTGTTCAAATAATTAACGGCATTCTTGACGAAAAAGAAAATCTTTATAACGCTTGGTGAACATCTCATTGGCTGATCATATAATTTGACTTATCCTCATAAATGTATATTGAGACTTCTATGTCTGGCCAATTACCATTAGTTGTAACAAGAGGTGAGGTAGAGACCTGCGCGAGAGGTGAGAGTAATACCATCTTACATGAGAATCATGTTGAAAGTTTTCCATGAAAATATCTAATTTTGTACCCATTTAACACCTCTAGAAAAGGATGGAGGTATAGACTTGAATGCTGGAAAAAGTTCGTCTTTCAATATTGCACTCTCACATTGTCTAGCTAGGAAAGCTAGAGAGCCGTATTATGAGACGAAAAGTTGCAGAGCGTAAACCAAAGAGTCCAAATTGCTTAGTTTTTTTAACCTCATCTTTTAACCTCATAGTTACCATGTCGTTTACCGTTTCTAGGTACTATTCTCCTGCATTGGGGTTTTTAATGTTTGCAGTTGGAGTCAACTCAAGTGAAAAGGACTTTCTTGAAGCTTTCAAGAAACCAGCTGCAATTTTTGCTGGTTATATTGGTCAATTTGCTGTGAAGCCCCTGCTCGGGTATCTTTTCGGCACACTTGCAATGACCGTATTTGGTCTTCCAACTTCCTTAGGTAAAATCTCTGATTACTTTACCGGGAAAGAAAATAGCATGTTCAATGTTGACTAAAGTTCTGTGAGCTGTGTATCACAGCTGCAGGGATTATGTTGACCTCATGTGTTAGCGGAGCACAGCTGTCAAATTACGCTACTTTTCTAACTGATCCACAAATGGCCCCTCTTAGTATAGTGATGACATCATTATCAACAGCTACTGCTGTTTTTGTCACCCCTATTTTATCGTTATTGCTTATCGGGAAAAAGTTGCCTGTGGATGTTAAGGGAATGGTTTCCAACATACTGCAGATTGTCGTTGCACCTGTTGCTGGTGGACTGCTTCTGAATAGGTAATGATGTTGTGAATACTCATTATGTGTATCCTTCTACAATCCGAACTTCACTCTTATGACTTTTGGTTTCGCTTCAACAGATTCTTTCCGCAGATTTGTAATGCAATTCGGCCGCTGTTGCCTCCACTATCAGTTTTTGTGACTGCTCTTTGTGTTGGAGCTCCGCTTGCTATTAACATAGAGTCTCTCGTATCCCCATCTGGAATGTCTGTTTTGTTGCTTATGATTGCATTTCATTTGTCGGCGTTCATCTTAGGTTATTTACTTTCCGGCATAGCATTCCACAAAGCACCAGACGTCAAACCTCTACAAAGAACGCTGTCATATGAAACAGGTTTGAAAGCTTACCTAATATTATCAACCTTCACTTATTGGATCTTGATTTATGTTGTCATTCTACGTCTCGTTTGCAGGCATGCAGAGCAGCCTTCTTGCCCTTGCTCTTGCAAATAAGTTTTTCCAAGATCCTCTTGTTGGTGTCCCTCCAGCTATATCAGTAAGTACACTATCGATTATATGAACTTCCGTATTGTAGAAGATAAAAAGGAGAGTTGATTTGGTAGTAGTGAAATTATAGTCTTTGGCCTAAGCTCTCTAATCAAAGTTCTAATTACTCAAAATTGCCTCGAAGGATTAGCTTTATATCTTTACATCTTAATTATGATACAAGTACTGATACCAGAGGCGGATATAGGATGTAACTTGAGGAGCAAATGCCAATGCATCCATTCGTCTCTCGAAATACTGGGTTCGGTTCTCTTAATATACATCAACTCTAATGAACttccagtatatatatatatatatatatatatatatatatatgtaacgaACCCACTACTCAAACACTAGGTCCACCCCATGGTTTATACAATTCTGAATTGGGTCATTTTTATGAAAGAGGTGGCTCATTTCTATGATGTTTAGTTTTAGGTTGAAGGGACACCGGTACATCTATTTATGTGATATTAGGATTATCAGATAACAGCAAGTAAACGTCCTTAGTAGATGCAATTAGTAATCTGGTAAATAAGACAGGTTACTTGCTTTAACAGGTAAAATGCACTAATAACGTATAAATTCTTTACACTATCAGTGTATAGAAGTTAAAGTCCTTAGTTTAACTCTCCACTGCATTAATTATTTGGTGAACATTAGTGACAAAAGGTTGAAGCTTGTAGTTTTAACGTATGCTCACTTTTCCTTAGCTTGTTCTGAATACTTCTAGTCATTTCTTAGAAcatctcttctttttttctttccttgagcgggggtctatcggaaacagtctttcTACCCttaaggtagggataaggtctacgtacacactactctccccagaccccactcgtgggattatattgggtttgttgttgttgtgtttctTAGAACGTCTGATTTGTACCCTTTTTGCAGGTTGTGATCATGTCATTAATGGGCTTCTCTCTAGTAATGCTGTGGGCTAAGAAGAAAGAAACTGTTATTGGGTGATATAAGATATTATACTTCTAAAAGTGATCTTAAACAGATTATCCACCAAGTTCGAACCGTGCACCAGCTGACCTTAGGGGATTTCTCGGTTATcagaataaaagagaaaaaagagatCTTGAAAAAATCTCCGTCGTGGAAGTTCTTGTAGTGTCAAGAACCTTACAATTAAAAGATGGTATCATATCACCAAAATTTTATGTGGAGTGTGTTTTTTCTCCTCATCATTCCATCTGTAATTTTTCAAGAAATGTGTTGCCCAAAAGGCTCTGTGTTGAAGATTTCAATTGCCCAGTATTACTTTTTGGACAAATGCCCTGTATTATTAAGGGATTCATAAGCATACTGAGCTCACATTCATAGAAGTTTTAAGCTTCAATTTGCGGTATTGTGATTTAGATAGGTCTGCTTACACACTATGCTCTTCAGACTCTACTTGTAAGATTATACTGAgttttttgttattgttgattcaGATTGTGACATCTTTGTTATTTGACTGTCGCTTAATATAGCGGCTTGTCGAGCATTTGACAAATTCACACCATCCATTTTAAATAGGATTTTTTCCCTGTATACACGAACAATCTAACACGTAGAAGTTCCTTTTCCTCTTTCCCTTCTTAGTTTTGTAGGCTTTCCGGTAATAGACATTTGGGGATTCCCGAGTCTTTCCTTTCTTGTAAGGGTGacatgtgggccggttaggaccgggaccgcaagcccacatgggcggtggaccatttaaaaactagctgtttggtctgccaaaatagtcgttggctatttgcaaaatagccatttaaccccccaaattttgttttaaccccaaactttttataattacactttttccttattttaactataaataccccatcattctttcatttttctcacaaaatcatcaatctctctctaatattcttctataattgcttacttagttgttacaatttgtgcaaaattgtgaagttggtgaattgaagtcttcaacgataattatttttcaacaagttcgtcaattcggtaaactcgttccaactcttaagttttaatattatagttttatttgtattttttactttgcttgattaattaagatagcttattccctaaaaaaatatttagtaaaaataagggaaaatccaagagtggtgaatctagtggccaatctgttcctcctccgcttcccccggctccccggccgaaacctgttacccgtcctacacctcatattcttgatagtgataatagtttattacaatttatcgagagtcaatttttccataatattgcacctggtgaacaattaaaccatgaatatatgaatgctcgttatggtaatccaactattgatgaaaatgatgatgaagaaatagattttgatgaaatgcaaccggatgacgatacacccactagtcctgcttcTGAAGTTAACCCaattaataataatccaaatgatcccccgtctgaccctcctgttattgcccctactttttctagacaaccttctaaacgggcagaaacatctcttgtttggccattttttactcaactaagagaaaaaatagggctaagtgtaaaacttgtggcaaagagttagtttttaaatatgttggaagtcgggggggacggaaagtttgactagacacatattgctacaccctcaagataaagctagatattttcgtatgaaagctttggccgaggggacaagtgcacctagtcaggctgaccatAGTAccaggtcaaatcaatttcaatcggAAATTAACACTGCTACCGgtgatattttatattatgatccaaaaaaagatcggaaagaattggcaaaaatggttactgttatgtgcttaccttatagttttccttctaaccctcactttgtgcattatattagaaaattttataatcctacttataaaggttttcctcgcacaaccgtaaagagtgattttataaatataaacatgaatatgaacaatatttgcgctatgtatttactcatataaattgttgtgttgctattacaactgatattggtagaagtggtaatgactgtgattaccttattgttaccagtcattggattgatgaggattggataatgcaaaagcgcattattgcttatagaattaTTAATTCACGCCACACAAgacagtttatttctagcacgattacggatattcgtagatatttttgcattagtgataaaataatgtcagtttcaatggataatgctactagtaacacaaatgttgtagccttgcttaccactacactaaatcctgcatttagtaacatttttcatgttagatatatttgtcatatttactatttaattgtgggtgatggtatgcgaattttaaatgttgaaattgaaaaggttaaaatggttcttaattggcttttttattcaaatcgtagtagacttagagaatattttaaaagatgcgatgaatttggcctaagagaaagaaaggttcttaaactttgtccaactagatggaattacatgtatgaaagtttagttgttgcatatgaatatagaaactccataaactcaacgtttaatgctcatgtaagtgatgatgatgagcaccttacaaatgctgATTGGGCTAatattaaaatgcttgtagattttttagaaaaatttcatattgctataaataaattttctgggcaatattatcctactatttctaactgtttagtttatattgcagaacttgcaaatttgtttgatcatttttcagagggtggggaaatttatcaacttgctattgattccatgagaaaaaaaaatttaaaatatttttttcctattccccctatttatggtgttgctgcattgttaaatcctactatgaaattaggaggtccctcaattttggtatgaaactatttataatggtttagcacttgaagatgaggagttgtctaaacttgcGGACGTagtagcctcaattaaaataaatgttcaaactatttataatgcttatcaagttgcattagatcatgctagaccaaatgtttcaactctttcttcttctagttctcaatcatctaaaagaactgcggaagtaag is drawn from Nicotiana tomentosiformis chromosome 12, ASM39032v3, whole genome shotgun sequence and contains these coding sequences:
- the LOC104086052 gene encoding probable sodium/metabolite cotransporter BASS5, chloroplastic isoform X1, giving the protein MSLNSKFLLQQQQQYHQGFKILHQKSLPCFDQHPFVSFPKKWKCFHSGGNSRLLISRCISEKFSDSLGPSDSESLENLKQKENTLLTILKGANSFLPHVVLGSTILALIYPPSFTWFTNRYYSPALGFLMFAVGVNSSEKDFLEAFKKPAAIFAGYIGQFAVKPLLGYLFGTLAMTVFGLPTSLAAGIMLTSCVSGAQLSNYATFLTDPQMAPLSIVMTSLSTATAVFVTPILSLLLIGKKLPVDVKGMVSNILQIVVAPVAGGLLLNRFFPQICNAIRPLLPPLSVFVTALCVGAPLAINIESLVSPSGMSVLLLMIAFHLSAFILGYLLSGIAFHKAPDVKPLQRTLSYETGMQSSLLALALANKFFQDPLVGVPPAISVVIMSLMGFSLVMLWAKKKETVIG
- the LOC104086052 gene encoding probable sodium/metabolite cotransporter BASS5, chloroplastic isoform X2, whose protein sequence is MFAVGVNSSEKDFLEAFKKPAAIFAGYIGQFAVKPLLGYLFGTLAMTVFGLPTSLAAGIMLTSCVSGAQLSNYATFLTDPQMAPLSIVMTSLSTATAVFVTPILSLLLIGKKLPVDVKGMVSNILQIVVAPVAGGLLLNRFFPQICNAIRPLLPPLSVFVTALCVGAPLAINIESLVSPSGMSVLLLMIAFHLSAFILGYLLSGIAFHKAPDVKPLQRTLSYETGMQSSLLALALANKFFQDPLVGVPPAISVVIMSLMGFSLVMLWAKKKETVIG